Proteins encoded in a region of the Ursus arctos isolate Adak ecotype North America unplaced genomic scaffold, UrsArc2.0 scaffold_2, whole genome shotgun sequence genome:
- the PARP1 gene encoding poly [ADP-ribose] polymerase 1, which translates to MAESSDKLYRVEYAKSGRASCKKCSESIPKDSLRMAIMVQSPMFDGKVPHWYHFSCFWKVGHCIRHPDVEVDGFSELRWDDQQKVKKTAEAGGVTGKGQDGGGGKTDKTLADFAAEYAKSNRSTCKGCMEKIEKGQIRLSKKMLDPEKPQLGMIDRWYHPNCFVKNREELGFRPEYSASQLKGFGLLTAEDKETLKKQLPGVKSEGKRKGDEVDGMDEVAKKKSKKEKDKDSKLERALKAQNELIWNIKDELKKACSTNDLKELLIFNKQQVPSGESAILDRVADGMVFGALLPCEECSGQLVFKSDAYYCTGDVTAWTKCMVKTQTPSRKDWVTPKEFREISYLKKLKIKRQDRIFPPETSAPVATVAPPSTASAPAAVNSSAPPDKPLSSMKILTLGKLSRNKDEVKAVIEKLGGKLTGTANKASLCISTKKEVEKMSKKMEEVREAGIRVVSEDFLRDLSDSTGSLQDLLAAHVLAPWGAEVKAEPVEPAEPAAPRAKSGAALSKKSKGPVKEEGINKSEKRMKLTLKGGAAVDPDSGLEHSAHVLEKGGKVFSATLGLVDIVKGTNSYYKLQLLEDDKESRYWIFRSWGRVGTVIGSNKLERVPSKEDAIEHFMKLYEEKTGNAWHSKNFTKYPKKFYPLEIDYGQDEEAVKKLTVNPGTKSKLPKPVQELIKMIFDVESMKKAMVEYEIDLQKMPLGKLSKRQIQAAYSILSEVQQAVSQGSSDSQILDLSNRFYTLIPHDFGMKKPPLLNNADSVQAKVEMLDNLLDIEVAYSLLRGGSDDSSKDPIDVNYEKLKTDIKVVDRDSEEAETIRKYVKNTHATTHNAYDLEVVDIFKIEREGESQRYKPFRQLHNRRLLWHGSRTTNFAGILSQGLRIAPPEAPVTGYMFGKGIYFADMVSKSANYCHTSQADPIGLILLGEVALGNMYELKHASHISKLPKGKHSVKGLGKTTPDPSASITMDGVEVPLGTGISSGVNDTCLLYNEYIVYDIAQVNLRYLLKLKFNFKTSLW; encoded by the exons GCAAAGGCCAGGATGGAGGTGGCGGCAAGACGGACAAGACGCTGGCGGACTTCGCGGCCGAGTATGCCAAGTCCAACAGAAGCACCTGCAAGGGCTGCATGGAGAAGATAGAGAAG GGCCAGATACGCCTGTCCAAGAAGATGCTGGACCCAGAGAAGCCCCAGCTGGGCATGATCGACCGCTGGTACCACCCGAACTGCTTTGTGAAGAACAGGGAGGAGCTGGGCTTCCGGCCCGAGTACAGCGCCAGCCAGCTCAAGGGCTTCGGCCTCCTCACCGCCGAAGATAAGGAAACCCTGAAGAAGCAGCTCCCGGGAGTCAAGAGtgaagg AAAGAGGAAAGGCGACGAGGTGGATGGGATGGATGAAGTGGCCAAgaagaaatctaaaaaagaaaaggacaaggaTAGTAAGCTTGAGAGGGCCCTCAAG GCCCAGAACGAGCTGATCTGGAACATCAAGGACGAGCTAAAGAAAGCGTGTTCGACAAACGACCTGAAAGAGCTGCTCATCTTCAACAAGCAGCAAGTGCCCTCCGGGGAGTCGGCG ATCTTGGACCGCGTGGCTGATGGCATGGTGTTCGGTGCCCTCCTTCCCTGCGAGGAATGCTCGGGCCAGCTGGTCTTCAAGAGCGACGCCTACTACTGTACGGGCGACGTCACTGCCTGGACCAAGTGTATGGTCAAGACCCAGACCCCCAGCCGGAAGGACTGGGTGACCCCAAAG GAGTTCCGAGAGATTTCTTACCTCAAAAAATTGAAGATCAAAAGGCAGGACCGAATATTTCCCCCCGAGACCAGTGCCCCAGTGGCCACAGTGGCTCCGCCGTCCACAGCCTCGGCGCCCGCTGCTGTGAACAGCTCCGCTCCGCCAG ATAAGCCATTGTCCAGCATGAAGATCCTGACTCTCGGGAAACTCTCCCGGAACAAGGATGAGGTGAAGGCTGTGATCGAGAAACTCGGGGGGAAGTTGACGGGCACAGCCAACAAGGCCTCCCTGTGCATCAGTACCAAAA AGGAGGTGGAGAAGATGAGCAAGAAGATGGAGGAGGTGCGAGAGGCCGGCATCCGCGTGGTGTCCGAGGACTTCCTCCGGGACTTGTCTGACTCCACCGGGAGCCTCCAGGACTTGCTCGCGGCCCACGTCCTGGCACCCTGGGGCGCCGAGGTGAAGGCCGAGCCTGTGGAGCCCGCGGAGCCCGCAGCCCCGAGAGCAAAGTCGGGGGCTGCGCTCTCCAAGAAGAGCAAGGGCCCCGTCAAGGAGGAAG GCATCAACAAATCTgagaagagaatgaaattaaCTCTCAAAGGTGGAGCTGCTGTCGATCCGGACTCGG GTCTGGAACATTCTGCGCATGTCCTGGAGAAAGGTGGGAAGGTGTTCAGCGCCACCCTCGGCCTGGTGGACATTGTGAAGGGAACCAACTCCTATTACAAGCTGCAGCTCCTGGAGGATGACAAAGAAAGCAG GTACTGGATCTTCAGGTCGTGGGGCCGTGTGGGCACGGTGATCGGCAGTAACAAGCTAGAACGAGTGCCGTCCAAGGAGGACGCCATCGAGCACTTCATGAAACTGTATGAAGAGAAAACCGGGAACGCCTGGCACTCCAAGAACTTCACGAAGTATCCCAAAAAGTTCTACCCCCTGGAGATTGACTACGGCCAG GACGAGGAGGCGGTCAAGAAGCTGACGGTGAACCCCGGCACCAAGTCCAAGCTCCCCAAGCCAGTGCAGGAGCTCATTAAGATGATCTTTGACGTGGAGAGTATGAAGAAAGCCATGGTGGAATACGAG ATTGACCTTCAGAAGATGCCCTTGGGAAAGCTGAGCAAGAGGCAGATCCAGGCGGCGTACTCCATCCTTAGTGAGGTGCAGCAG gCGGTGTCCCAGGGCAGCAGTGACTCCCAGATCCTGGATCTCTCCAATCGCTTCTACACCCTGATCCCCCACGACTTTGGGATGAAGAAGCCCCCGCTCCTGAATAACGCGGACTCTGTGCAG GCCAAGGTGGAGATGCTGGACAACCTGCTGGACATCGAGGTGGCCTACAGTCTGCTCAGGGGAGGCTCTGATGACAGCAGCAAGGACCCCATCGACGTCAACTATGAGAAGCTCAAGACTGACATTAAG GTGGTGGACAGGGATTCGGAGGAAGCGGAGACCATCAGGAAGTACGTTAAGAACACTCACGCGACCACACACAACGCGTACGACCTGGAAGTCGTTGAC aTTTTTAAGATCGAGCGCGAAGGCGAGAGCCAGCGCTACAAGCCATTCCGGCAGCTGCATAACCGCAGGCTGCTGTGGCACGGGTCCAGGACCACCAACTTCGCCGGGATCCTGTCCCAGGGCCTCCGGATAGCCCCGCCTGAGGCGCCGGTG ACAGGCTACATGTTTGGGAAAGGGATCTATTTCGCCGACATGGTCTCCAAGAGCGCCAACTACTGCCACACATCCCAGGCTGACCCCATCGGCCTGATCCTGCTGGGAGAAGTTGCCCTCGGAAACAT GTACGAACTAAAGCACGCTTCACACATCAGCAAGCTACCCAAGGGCAAGCACAGCGTCAAAG GCTTGGGCAAGACGACCCCTGACCCTTCAGCCAGCATCACTATGGACGGCGTGGAAGTCCCCCTGGGGACCGGGATTTCCTCCGGCGTTAACGACACCTGCCTGCTCTATAACGA GTACATCGTCTACGACATCGCTCAGGTAAATCTGAGATACCTGCTGAAACTCAAGTTCAACTTCAAGACGTCCCTGTGGTGA